The following are encoded together in the Ictalurus punctatus breed USDA103 chromosome 1, Coco_2.0, whole genome shotgun sequence genome:
- the usp5 gene encoding ubiquitin carboxyl-terminal hydrolase 5 isoform X1: protein MAEVSEVLMSVLSTIRVPRPGDRVHKDECALSFASPESEGGLYVCMNTFLGFGSRFVERHHARTGQRAYLHIKRTRKPHSQKEDDGCSGSGDPPKKKPTRLAIGIEGGFDVEQDQYEEEVKVVLFPDRQEVTSEDLATMPDVVRERVSLSMAGLLAADSVSQALQVQQWDGEVRQESKHAAELKQLDNGVKIPPSGWKCEVCDLQENLWMNLTDGKVLCGRRYFDGSGGNNHALQHFQETGYPLAVKLGTITPDGAGKSHYGTDVYSYDEDDMVLDSKLAEHLTHFGIDMMTMEKTEHTMTELEIAVNQRVGEWEVIQESGTMLRPLWGPGLTGMKNLGNSCYLNSVMQVLFTIPDFQEKYVSSIDKILDEAPSDPSQDFKTQVAKLGHGLLSGEYSKPAPDPGDDPSASSEPRGDQVGIAPRMFKALIGRGHPEFSTNRQQDAQEFFLHFVNMVERNCRSGPNPSEAFRFLVEERIVCQQSQKAKYTQRVDYIVQLPVPMDQATNTEELQEAERLREEAEASGSAPPAAPRAQIPFSSCMNALIEPETLSDFWSSAVQGKTTATKTTRFASFPDYLVIQIKKFTFGLDWVPKKLDVSIDVPDSLDLSELRGAGQQPGEELLPEVAPPPLMTPDVEVKGILGSHGNDEDDSLYSPLLSPVLDESTVSQLCEMGFPLEACKKAVYYTGNTGIDAAMNWVMGHMDDADFAAPLVLPGSSSAPGSTPTESVSEEHLATIVSMGFSRDQASRALKATSNVLERAVDWIFSHLDDLESMEVSEGGRSEGASEANRDPPPGPRVRDGPGKYELFAFISHMGTSTMCGHYVCHIKKDQQWVIFNDQKVCASEKPPKDLGYLYFYRRVVE from the exons ATGGCGGAGGTTAGCGAGGTTTTGATGTCGGTGTTGTCCACTATCCGGGTGCCGAGGCCCGGAGACCGCGTTCATAAAGACGAGTGCGCGCTGTCATTCGCCTCTCCG GAGAGCGAGGGAGGTCTGTACGTCTGCATGAACACTTTCCTGGGCTTTGGGAGTCGCTTTGTGGAGCGGCATCACGCCCGGACCGGCCAGAGAGCGTACCTGCACATCAAGCGCACTCGCAAGCCTCACTCCCAG AAAGAGGATGATGGCTGTTCTGGGTCAGGAGATCCTCCCAAGAAGAAACCCACTCGCCTGGCCATAG GGATCGAGGGCGGATTCGATGTGGAGCAGGACCAGTATGAGGAGGAAGTCAAGGTTGTTCTTTTCccagacagacaggaagtgacatcagaGGACCTGGCAACTATGCCAGATGTAGTGAGAGAGCGA GTGTCACTGTCGATGGCAGGGTTGCTGGCTGCAGACTCTGTATCACAAGCTCTGCAGGTGCAGCAGTGGGACGGAGAAGTGAGGCAGGAGTCCAAACATGCAGCTGAGCTCAAGCAACTCGATAACGGAGTCAAAATTCCTCCTAg tgggTGGAAGTGTGAGGTCTGTGACCTGCAGGAAAACCTGTGGATGAACTTGACGGACGGCAAGGTGCTGTGTGGGCGGAGATATTTCGACGGTTCAGGTGGAAATAACCACGCTCTTCAGCACTTCCAGGAGACCGGCTACCCGCTAGCTGTCAAACTGGGCACCATCACCCCTGACGGAGCTGGTAAAAGTCATTACGGCACAG ATGTTTACTCGTATGATGAGGATGACATGGTTTTGGACTCAAAGCTGGCAGAGCATCTCACCCACTTTGGTATTGATATGATGACCATGGAGAAG ACAGAACACACTATGACTGAATTAGAGATTGCAGTGAACCAGCGTGTGGGTGAGTGGGAAGTGATCCAGGAGTCCGGCACCATGCTGAGGCCTCTCTGGGGCCCTGGGCTCACGGGTATGAAGAATCTGGGCAACAGCTGCTACCTCAACTCAGTCATGCAAGTGCTCTTCACCATCCCCGACTTCCAGGAAAA GTATGTGTCCAGCATTGACAAGATCCTGGATGAAGCCCCAAGTGATCCCAGCCAAGACTTTAAAACACAAGT AGCAAAACTGGGCCATGGTTTGCTCTCAGGAGAATACTCTAAGCCCGCTCCAGATCCAGGCGATGACCCCAGTGCGTCCTCTGAACCCAGG GGAGACCAGGTTGGCATCGCACCACGCATGTTCAAAGCCCTTATTGGTCGAGGCCACCCTGAATTTTCCACTAATCGGCAACAGGACGCTCAGGAGTTTTTTCTTCACTTCgtaaacatggtggag AGGAACTGCCGCTCTGGGCCAAACCCATCTGAAGCATTCCGCTTCCTGGTGGAGGAAAGGATTGTGTGCCAGCAGTCTCAGAAAGCCAAATATACCCAACGAGTGGACTACATAGTTCAGTTGCCTGTGCCAATGGACCAGGCCACCAACACAG AAGAGTTACAGGAGGCTGAGCGTCTGCGGGAAGAGGCAGAGGCATCTGGAAGCGCCCCTCCTGCCGCTCCTCGAGCTCAAATCCCATTCTCCTCCTGCATGAATGCTCTGATTGAGCCGGAGACTCTCTCAGACTTCTGGAGCTCTGCGGTGCAGGGCAAGACCACTGCCACCAA GACCACACGCTTTGCTTCATTCCCTGACTACCTTGTCATCCAAATCAAGAAATTTACTTTTGGTCTGGACTGGGTCCCTAAAAAATTAG ATGTCAGCATTGATGTTCCTGATTCACTGGATCTGAGCGAGCTCCGGGGAGCCGGACAGCAGCCTGGGGAGGAGCTTCTTCCAGAGGTGGCCCCGCCCCCTCTCATGACCCCTGACGTGGAGGTCAAAGGTATCCTGGGTTCCCACGGCAACGACGAGGACGACTCTCTCTATTCCCCACTGCtgt cTCCAGTGTTGGATGAGTCCACAGTGTCTCAGCTGTGTGAGATGGGCTTTCCTCTCGAAGCCTGCAAGAAGGCTGTATATTACACGGGGAACACCGGCATCGATGCTGCCATGAACTGGGTGATGGGGCATATGGATGATGCAG ATTTTGCTGCTCCTTTGGTGTTGCCTGGCTCTAGTTCTGCTCCTGGATCTACACCCACTGAAAGCGTGTCAGAGGAGCACCTGGCGACCATCGTCTCCATGGGATTTAGTAGAGATCAAGCCTCACGTGCTCTCAAAGCTACG agtaaTGTTCTCGAGCGGGCAGTGGACTGGATCTTCTCCCACCTGGACGATCTGGAGTCTATGGAGGTGTCTGAAGGCGGCCGCTCAGAGGGAGCCAGCGAAGCCAACAGAGACCCGCCGCCCGGACCACGAGTCCGTGACGGACCTGGAA AGTACGAGCTGTTTGCTTTTATCAGTCACATGGGCACGAGCACAATGTGTGGTCACTACGTCTGCCACATCAAAAAGGACCAACA ATGGGTAATCTTTAATGATCAAAAAGTGTGCGCGTCTGAGAAACCACCGAAGGACCTGGGCTACCTATACTTTTACAGGAGAGTAGTGGAGTAA
- the usp5 gene encoding ubiquitin carboxyl-terminal hydrolase 5 isoform X2: MAEVSEVLMSVLSTIRVPRPGDRVHKDECALSFASPESEGGLYVCMNTFLGFGSRFVERHHARTGQRAYLHIKRTRKPHSQKEDDGCSGSGDPPKKKPTRLAIGIEGGFDVEQDQYEEEVKVVLFPDRQEVTSEDLATMPDVVRERVSLSMAGLLAADSVSQALQVQQWDGEVRQESKHAAELKQLDNGVKIPPSGWKCEVCDLQENLWMNLTDGKVLCGRRYFDGSGGNNHALQHFQETGYPLAVKLGTITPDGADVYSYDEDDMVLDSKLAEHLTHFGIDMMTMEKTEHTMTELEIAVNQRVGEWEVIQESGTMLRPLWGPGLTGMKNLGNSCYLNSVMQVLFTIPDFQEKYVSSIDKILDEAPSDPSQDFKTQVAKLGHGLLSGEYSKPAPDPGDDPSASSEPRGDQVGIAPRMFKALIGRGHPEFSTNRQQDAQEFFLHFVNMVERNCRSGPNPSEAFRFLVEERIVCQQSQKAKYTQRVDYIVQLPVPMDQATNTEELQEAERLREEAEASGSAPPAAPRAQIPFSSCMNALIEPETLSDFWSSAVQGKTTATKTTRFASFPDYLVIQIKKFTFGLDWVPKKLDVSIDVPDSLDLSELRGAGQQPGEELLPEVAPPPLMTPDVEVKGILGSHGNDEDDSLYSPLLSPVLDESTVSQLCEMGFPLEACKKAVYYTGNTGIDAAMNWVMGHMDDADFAAPLVLPGSSSAPGSTPTESVSEEHLATIVSMGFSRDQASRALKATSNVLERAVDWIFSHLDDLESMEVSEGGRSEGASEANRDPPPGPRVRDGPGKYELFAFISHMGTSTMCGHYVCHIKKDQQWVIFNDQKVCASEKPPKDLGYLYFYRRVVE, encoded by the exons ATGGCGGAGGTTAGCGAGGTTTTGATGTCGGTGTTGTCCACTATCCGGGTGCCGAGGCCCGGAGACCGCGTTCATAAAGACGAGTGCGCGCTGTCATTCGCCTCTCCG GAGAGCGAGGGAGGTCTGTACGTCTGCATGAACACTTTCCTGGGCTTTGGGAGTCGCTTTGTGGAGCGGCATCACGCCCGGACCGGCCAGAGAGCGTACCTGCACATCAAGCGCACTCGCAAGCCTCACTCCCAG AAAGAGGATGATGGCTGTTCTGGGTCAGGAGATCCTCCCAAGAAGAAACCCACTCGCCTGGCCATAG GGATCGAGGGCGGATTCGATGTGGAGCAGGACCAGTATGAGGAGGAAGTCAAGGTTGTTCTTTTCccagacagacaggaagtgacatcagaGGACCTGGCAACTATGCCAGATGTAGTGAGAGAGCGA GTGTCACTGTCGATGGCAGGGTTGCTGGCTGCAGACTCTGTATCACAAGCTCTGCAGGTGCAGCAGTGGGACGGAGAAGTGAGGCAGGAGTCCAAACATGCAGCTGAGCTCAAGCAACTCGATAACGGAGTCAAAATTCCTCCTAg tgggTGGAAGTGTGAGGTCTGTGACCTGCAGGAAAACCTGTGGATGAACTTGACGGACGGCAAGGTGCTGTGTGGGCGGAGATATTTCGACGGTTCAGGTGGAAATAACCACGCTCTTCAGCACTTCCAGGAGACCGGCTACCCGCTAGCTGTCAAACTGGGCACCATCACCCCTGACGGAGCTG ATGTTTACTCGTATGATGAGGATGACATGGTTTTGGACTCAAAGCTGGCAGAGCATCTCACCCACTTTGGTATTGATATGATGACCATGGAGAAG ACAGAACACACTATGACTGAATTAGAGATTGCAGTGAACCAGCGTGTGGGTGAGTGGGAAGTGATCCAGGAGTCCGGCACCATGCTGAGGCCTCTCTGGGGCCCTGGGCTCACGGGTATGAAGAATCTGGGCAACAGCTGCTACCTCAACTCAGTCATGCAAGTGCTCTTCACCATCCCCGACTTCCAGGAAAA GTATGTGTCCAGCATTGACAAGATCCTGGATGAAGCCCCAAGTGATCCCAGCCAAGACTTTAAAACACAAGT AGCAAAACTGGGCCATGGTTTGCTCTCAGGAGAATACTCTAAGCCCGCTCCAGATCCAGGCGATGACCCCAGTGCGTCCTCTGAACCCAGG GGAGACCAGGTTGGCATCGCACCACGCATGTTCAAAGCCCTTATTGGTCGAGGCCACCCTGAATTTTCCACTAATCGGCAACAGGACGCTCAGGAGTTTTTTCTTCACTTCgtaaacatggtggag AGGAACTGCCGCTCTGGGCCAAACCCATCTGAAGCATTCCGCTTCCTGGTGGAGGAAAGGATTGTGTGCCAGCAGTCTCAGAAAGCCAAATATACCCAACGAGTGGACTACATAGTTCAGTTGCCTGTGCCAATGGACCAGGCCACCAACACAG AAGAGTTACAGGAGGCTGAGCGTCTGCGGGAAGAGGCAGAGGCATCTGGAAGCGCCCCTCCTGCCGCTCCTCGAGCTCAAATCCCATTCTCCTCCTGCATGAATGCTCTGATTGAGCCGGAGACTCTCTCAGACTTCTGGAGCTCTGCGGTGCAGGGCAAGACCACTGCCACCAA GACCACACGCTTTGCTTCATTCCCTGACTACCTTGTCATCCAAATCAAGAAATTTACTTTTGGTCTGGACTGGGTCCCTAAAAAATTAG ATGTCAGCATTGATGTTCCTGATTCACTGGATCTGAGCGAGCTCCGGGGAGCCGGACAGCAGCCTGGGGAGGAGCTTCTTCCAGAGGTGGCCCCGCCCCCTCTCATGACCCCTGACGTGGAGGTCAAAGGTATCCTGGGTTCCCACGGCAACGACGAGGACGACTCTCTCTATTCCCCACTGCtgt cTCCAGTGTTGGATGAGTCCACAGTGTCTCAGCTGTGTGAGATGGGCTTTCCTCTCGAAGCCTGCAAGAAGGCTGTATATTACACGGGGAACACCGGCATCGATGCTGCCATGAACTGGGTGATGGGGCATATGGATGATGCAG ATTTTGCTGCTCCTTTGGTGTTGCCTGGCTCTAGTTCTGCTCCTGGATCTACACCCACTGAAAGCGTGTCAGAGGAGCACCTGGCGACCATCGTCTCCATGGGATTTAGTAGAGATCAAGCCTCACGTGCTCTCAAAGCTACG agtaaTGTTCTCGAGCGGGCAGTGGACTGGATCTTCTCCCACCTGGACGATCTGGAGTCTATGGAGGTGTCTGAAGGCGGCCGCTCAGAGGGAGCCAGCGAAGCCAACAGAGACCCGCCGCCCGGACCACGAGTCCGTGACGGACCTGGAA AGTACGAGCTGTTTGCTTTTATCAGTCACATGGGCACGAGCACAATGTGTGGTCACTACGTCTGCCACATCAAAAAGGACCAACA ATGGGTAATCTTTAATGATCAAAAAGTGTGCGCGTCTGAGAAACCACCGAAGGACCTGGGCTACCTATACTTTTACAGGAGAGTAGTGGAGTAA
- the usp5 gene encoding ubiquitin carboxyl-terminal hydrolase 5 isoform X3 — protein MAEVSEVLMSVLSTIRVPRPGDRVHKDECALSFASPESEGGLYVCMNTFLGFGSRFVERHHARTGQRAYLHIKRTRKPHSQKEDDGCSGSGDPPKKKPTRLAIGIEGGFDVEQDQYEEEVKVVLFPDRQEVTSEDLATMPDVVRERVSLSMAGLLAADSVSQALQVQQWDGEVRQESKHAAELKQLDNGVKIPPSGWKCEVCDLQENLWMNLTDGKVLCGRRYFDGSGGNNHALQHFQETGYPLAVKLGTITPDGAGKSHYGTDVYSYDEDDMVLDSKLAEHLTHFGIDMMTMEKTEHTMTELEIAVNQRVGEWEVIQESGTMLRPLWGPGLTGMKNLGNSCYLNSVMQVLFTIPDFQEKYVSSIDKILDEAPSDPSQDFKTQVAKLGHGLLSGEYSKPAPDPGDDPSASSEPRGDQVGIAPRMFKALIGRGHPEFSTNRQQDAQEFFLHFVNMVERNCRSGPNPSEAFRFLVEERIVCQQSQKAKYTQRVDYIVQLPVPMDQATNTEELQEAERLREEAEASGSAPPAAPRAQIPFSSCMNALIEPETLSDFWSSAVQGKTTATKTTRFASFPDYLVIQIKKFTFGLDWVPKKLDVSIDVPDSLDLSELRGAGQQPGEELLPEVAPPPLMTPDVEVKAPVLDESTVSQLCEMGFPLEACKKAVYYTGNTGIDAAMNWVMGHMDDADFAAPLVLPGSSSAPGSTPTESVSEEHLATIVSMGFSRDQASRALKATSNVLERAVDWIFSHLDDLESMEVSEGGRSEGASEANRDPPPGPRVRDGPGKYELFAFISHMGTSTMCGHYVCHIKKDQQWVIFNDQKVCASEKPPKDLGYLYFYRRVVE, from the exons ATGGCGGAGGTTAGCGAGGTTTTGATGTCGGTGTTGTCCACTATCCGGGTGCCGAGGCCCGGAGACCGCGTTCATAAAGACGAGTGCGCGCTGTCATTCGCCTCTCCG GAGAGCGAGGGAGGTCTGTACGTCTGCATGAACACTTTCCTGGGCTTTGGGAGTCGCTTTGTGGAGCGGCATCACGCCCGGACCGGCCAGAGAGCGTACCTGCACATCAAGCGCACTCGCAAGCCTCACTCCCAG AAAGAGGATGATGGCTGTTCTGGGTCAGGAGATCCTCCCAAGAAGAAACCCACTCGCCTGGCCATAG GGATCGAGGGCGGATTCGATGTGGAGCAGGACCAGTATGAGGAGGAAGTCAAGGTTGTTCTTTTCccagacagacaggaagtgacatcagaGGACCTGGCAACTATGCCAGATGTAGTGAGAGAGCGA GTGTCACTGTCGATGGCAGGGTTGCTGGCTGCAGACTCTGTATCACAAGCTCTGCAGGTGCAGCAGTGGGACGGAGAAGTGAGGCAGGAGTCCAAACATGCAGCTGAGCTCAAGCAACTCGATAACGGAGTCAAAATTCCTCCTAg tgggTGGAAGTGTGAGGTCTGTGACCTGCAGGAAAACCTGTGGATGAACTTGACGGACGGCAAGGTGCTGTGTGGGCGGAGATATTTCGACGGTTCAGGTGGAAATAACCACGCTCTTCAGCACTTCCAGGAGACCGGCTACCCGCTAGCTGTCAAACTGGGCACCATCACCCCTGACGGAGCTGGTAAAAGTCATTACGGCACAG ATGTTTACTCGTATGATGAGGATGACATGGTTTTGGACTCAAAGCTGGCAGAGCATCTCACCCACTTTGGTATTGATATGATGACCATGGAGAAG ACAGAACACACTATGACTGAATTAGAGATTGCAGTGAACCAGCGTGTGGGTGAGTGGGAAGTGATCCAGGAGTCCGGCACCATGCTGAGGCCTCTCTGGGGCCCTGGGCTCACGGGTATGAAGAATCTGGGCAACAGCTGCTACCTCAACTCAGTCATGCAAGTGCTCTTCACCATCCCCGACTTCCAGGAAAA GTATGTGTCCAGCATTGACAAGATCCTGGATGAAGCCCCAAGTGATCCCAGCCAAGACTTTAAAACACAAGT AGCAAAACTGGGCCATGGTTTGCTCTCAGGAGAATACTCTAAGCCCGCTCCAGATCCAGGCGATGACCCCAGTGCGTCCTCTGAACCCAGG GGAGACCAGGTTGGCATCGCACCACGCATGTTCAAAGCCCTTATTGGTCGAGGCCACCCTGAATTTTCCACTAATCGGCAACAGGACGCTCAGGAGTTTTTTCTTCACTTCgtaaacatggtggag AGGAACTGCCGCTCTGGGCCAAACCCATCTGAAGCATTCCGCTTCCTGGTGGAGGAAAGGATTGTGTGCCAGCAGTCTCAGAAAGCCAAATATACCCAACGAGTGGACTACATAGTTCAGTTGCCTGTGCCAATGGACCAGGCCACCAACACAG AAGAGTTACAGGAGGCTGAGCGTCTGCGGGAAGAGGCAGAGGCATCTGGAAGCGCCCCTCCTGCCGCTCCTCGAGCTCAAATCCCATTCTCCTCCTGCATGAATGCTCTGATTGAGCCGGAGACTCTCTCAGACTTCTGGAGCTCTGCGGTGCAGGGCAAGACCACTGCCACCAA GACCACACGCTTTGCTTCATTCCCTGACTACCTTGTCATCCAAATCAAGAAATTTACTTTTGGTCTGGACTGGGTCCCTAAAAAATTAG ATGTCAGCATTGATGTTCCTGATTCACTGGATCTGAGCGAGCTCCGGGGAGCCGGACAGCAGCCTGGGGAGGAGCTTCTTCCAGAGGTGGCCCCGCCCCCTCTCATGACCCCTGACGTGGAGGTCAAAG cTCCAGTGTTGGATGAGTCCACAGTGTCTCAGCTGTGTGAGATGGGCTTTCCTCTCGAAGCCTGCAAGAAGGCTGTATATTACACGGGGAACACCGGCATCGATGCTGCCATGAACTGGGTGATGGGGCATATGGATGATGCAG ATTTTGCTGCTCCTTTGGTGTTGCCTGGCTCTAGTTCTGCTCCTGGATCTACACCCACTGAAAGCGTGTCAGAGGAGCACCTGGCGACCATCGTCTCCATGGGATTTAGTAGAGATCAAGCCTCACGTGCTCTCAAAGCTACG agtaaTGTTCTCGAGCGGGCAGTGGACTGGATCTTCTCCCACCTGGACGATCTGGAGTCTATGGAGGTGTCTGAAGGCGGCCGCTCAGAGGGAGCCAGCGAAGCCAACAGAGACCCGCCGCCCGGACCACGAGTCCGTGACGGACCTGGAA AGTACGAGCTGTTTGCTTTTATCAGTCACATGGGCACGAGCACAATGTGTGGTCACTACGTCTGCCACATCAAAAAGGACCAACA ATGGGTAATCTTTAATGATCAAAAAGTGTGCGCGTCTGAGAAACCACCGAAGGACCTGGGCTACCTATACTTTTACAGGAGAGTAGTGGAGTAA
- the usp5 gene encoding ubiquitin carboxyl-terminal hydrolase 5 isoform X4, producing MAEVSEVLMSVLSTIRVPRPGDRVHKDECALSFASPESEGGLYVCMNTFLGFGSRFVERHHARTGQRAYLHIKRTRKPHSQKEDDGCSGSGDPPKKKPTRLAIGIEGGFDVEQDQYEEEVKVVLFPDRQEVTSEDLATMPDVVRERVSLSMAGLLAADSVSQALQVQQWDGEVRQESKHAAELKQLDNGVKIPPSGWKCEVCDLQENLWMNLTDGKVLCGRRYFDGSGGNNHALQHFQETGYPLAVKLGTITPDGADVYSYDEDDMVLDSKLAEHLTHFGIDMMTMEKTEHTMTELEIAVNQRVGEWEVIQESGTMLRPLWGPGLTGMKNLGNSCYLNSVMQVLFTIPDFQEKYVSSIDKILDEAPSDPSQDFKTQVAKLGHGLLSGEYSKPAPDPGDDPSASSEPRGDQVGIAPRMFKALIGRGHPEFSTNRQQDAQEFFLHFVNMVERNCRSGPNPSEAFRFLVEERIVCQQSQKAKYTQRVDYIVQLPVPMDQATNTEELQEAERLREEAEASGSAPPAAPRAQIPFSSCMNALIEPETLSDFWSSAVQGKTTATKTTRFASFPDYLVIQIKKFTFGLDWVPKKLDVSIDVPDSLDLSELRGAGQQPGEELLPEVAPPPLMTPDVEVKAPVLDESTVSQLCEMGFPLEACKKAVYYTGNTGIDAAMNWVMGHMDDADFAAPLVLPGSSSAPGSTPTESVSEEHLATIVSMGFSRDQASRALKATSNVLERAVDWIFSHLDDLESMEVSEGGRSEGASEANRDPPPGPRVRDGPGKYELFAFISHMGTSTMCGHYVCHIKKDQQWVIFNDQKVCASEKPPKDLGYLYFYRRVVE from the exons ATGGCGGAGGTTAGCGAGGTTTTGATGTCGGTGTTGTCCACTATCCGGGTGCCGAGGCCCGGAGACCGCGTTCATAAAGACGAGTGCGCGCTGTCATTCGCCTCTCCG GAGAGCGAGGGAGGTCTGTACGTCTGCATGAACACTTTCCTGGGCTTTGGGAGTCGCTTTGTGGAGCGGCATCACGCCCGGACCGGCCAGAGAGCGTACCTGCACATCAAGCGCACTCGCAAGCCTCACTCCCAG AAAGAGGATGATGGCTGTTCTGGGTCAGGAGATCCTCCCAAGAAGAAACCCACTCGCCTGGCCATAG GGATCGAGGGCGGATTCGATGTGGAGCAGGACCAGTATGAGGAGGAAGTCAAGGTTGTTCTTTTCccagacagacaggaagtgacatcagaGGACCTGGCAACTATGCCAGATGTAGTGAGAGAGCGA GTGTCACTGTCGATGGCAGGGTTGCTGGCTGCAGACTCTGTATCACAAGCTCTGCAGGTGCAGCAGTGGGACGGAGAAGTGAGGCAGGAGTCCAAACATGCAGCTGAGCTCAAGCAACTCGATAACGGAGTCAAAATTCCTCCTAg tgggTGGAAGTGTGAGGTCTGTGACCTGCAGGAAAACCTGTGGATGAACTTGACGGACGGCAAGGTGCTGTGTGGGCGGAGATATTTCGACGGTTCAGGTGGAAATAACCACGCTCTTCAGCACTTCCAGGAGACCGGCTACCCGCTAGCTGTCAAACTGGGCACCATCACCCCTGACGGAGCTG ATGTTTACTCGTATGATGAGGATGACATGGTTTTGGACTCAAAGCTGGCAGAGCATCTCACCCACTTTGGTATTGATATGATGACCATGGAGAAG ACAGAACACACTATGACTGAATTAGAGATTGCAGTGAACCAGCGTGTGGGTGAGTGGGAAGTGATCCAGGAGTCCGGCACCATGCTGAGGCCTCTCTGGGGCCCTGGGCTCACGGGTATGAAGAATCTGGGCAACAGCTGCTACCTCAACTCAGTCATGCAAGTGCTCTTCACCATCCCCGACTTCCAGGAAAA GTATGTGTCCAGCATTGACAAGATCCTGGATGAAGCCCCAAGTGATCCCAGCCAAGACTTTAAAACACAAGT AGCAAAACTGGGCCATGGTTTGCTCTCAGGAGAATACTCTAAGCCCGCTCCAGATCCAGGCGATGACCCCAGTGCGTCCTCTGAACCCAGG GGAGACCAGGTTGGCATCGCACCACGCATGTTCAAAGCCCTTATTGGTCGAGGCCACCCTGAATTTTCCACTAATCGGCAACAGGACGCTCAGGAGTTTTTTCTTCACTTCgtaaacatggtggag AGGAACTGCCGCTCTGGGCCAAACCCATCTGAAGCATTCCGCTTCCTGGTGGAGGAAAGGATTGTGTGCCAGCAGTCTCAGAAAGCCAAATATACCCAACGAGTGGACTACATAGTTCAGTTGCCTGTGCCAATGGACCAGGCCACCAACACAG AAGAGTTACAGGAGGCTGAGCGTCTGCGGGAAGAGGCAGAGGCATCTGGAAGCGCCCCTCCTGCCGCTCCTCGAGCTCAAATCCCATTCTCCTCCTGCATGAATGCTCTGATTGAGCCGGAGACTCTCTCAGACTTCTGGAGCTCTGCGGTGCAGGGCAAGACCACTGCCACCAA GACCACACGCTTTGCTTCATTCCCTGACTACCTTGTCATCCAAATCAAGAAATTTACTTTTGGTCTGGACTGGGTCCCTAAAAAATTAG ATGTCAGCATTGATGTTCCTGATTCACTGGATCTGAGCGAGCTCCGGGGAGCCGGACAGCAGCCTGGGGAGGAGCTTCTTCCAGAGGTGGCCCCGCCCCCTCTCATGACCCCTGACGTGGAGGTCAAAG cTCCAGTGTTGGATGAGTCCACAGTGTCTCAGCTGTGTGAGATGGGCTTTCCTCTCGAAGCCTGCAAGAAGGCTGTATATTACACGGGGAACACCGGCATCGATGCTGCCATGAACTGGGTGATGGGGCATATGGATGATGCAG ATTTTGCTGCTCCTTTGGTGTTGCCTGGCTCTAGTTCTGCTCCTGGATCTACACCCACTGAAAGCGTGTCAGAGGAGCACCTGGCGACCATCGTCTCCATGGGATTTAGTAGAGATCAAGCCTCACGTGCTCTCAAAGCTACG agtaaTGTTCTCGAGCGGGCAGTGGACTGGATCTTCTCCCACCTGGACGATCTGGAGTCTATGGAGGTGTCTGAAGGCGGCCGCTCAGAGGGAGCCAGCGAAGCCAACAGAGACCCGCCGCCCGGACCACGAGTCCGTGACGGACCTGGAA AGTACGAGCTGTTTGCTTTTATCAGTCACATGGGCACGAGCACAATGTGTGGTCACTACGTCTGCCACATCAAAAAGGACCAACA ATGGGTAATCTTTAATGATCAAAAAGTGTGCGCGTCTGAGAAACCACCGAAGGACCTGGGCTACCTATACTTTTACAGGAGAGTAGTGGAGTAA